The following are encoded in a window of Calditerrivibrio sp. genomic DNA:
- a CDS encoding glucose-6-phosphate isomerase, with protein sequence MRKVSLDYNFAMREHITDGITSEELNEHLNLANEGLIKLSQMVEKGEVGFPKLVESDISDLLNFVKEGAGRYDDVIVIGIGGSSLGFEAITNGLLPYGYNCLSKDKRGFFPRFWVMDNVDSFKVYWILKHCDPDRTLAIVISKSGSTVETAANFLIVYKWFNEHAVDLKDHLVAITDPVKGDLRKIVGMLNILAFTVPPNVGGRYSVLSAVGLLPAALVGVDIKRILEGAAYFIHNGKNIYLTMTAIYNIYLTRGKNINVIMPYSSRLKSFSEWFNQLWGESLGKRYDLSGREVYFGSTPVGAVGTIDQHSQLQLYKEGPFDKFITFLELSKHDFNLDLDGSWYENYNYLDGVDLNRLLNTELYATEAALKKASRASMKVVVDYLDEFSMGYLFMLYQYVVATLGIINNINPFDQPGVEEGKDYAYGILNRKGYDEKRKEFESFNRRDRDFIIE encoded by the coding sequence ATGAGAAAGGTATCTTTGGATTACAATTTTGCCATGAGAGAGCATATTACAGATGGTATTACCAGCGAAGAACTCAATGAACACCTCAACCTGGCTAACGAAGGCCTCATCAAATTGAGTCAAATGGTGGAAAAGGGGGAGGTAGGATTCCCAAAACTCGTGGAATCTGATATCTCAGATCTCTTAAATTTTGTTAAAGAGGGGGCTGGTAGGTATGATGATGTTATTGTTATAGGTATAGGCGGTTCTTCGTTGGGGTTTGAGGCGATAACTAATGGGCTTTTACCTTATGGCTATAACTGCCTTTCAAAGGATAAAAGGGGGTTTTTCCCTAGGTTCTGGGTCATGGACAATGTGGACTCTTTTAAGGTATATTGGATTTTAAAGCATTGTGATCCAGATAGAACTTTGGCGATTGTCATAAGCAAGTCTGGCAGTACTGTGGAAACAGCTGCAAACTTTTTGATAGTTTATAAATGGTTTAATGAACATGCTGTGGATCTGAAAGATCATCTTGTGGCTATCACAGATCCTGTCAAAGGTGATCTTAGAAAGATTGTGGGGATGCTTAATATCCTTGCATTTACTGTTCCACCAAATGTAGGTGGTAGATATTCTGTTTTATCTGCTGTTGGTTTGTTGCCTGCTGCCCTTGTGGGGGTGGATATTAAAAGAATATTAGAGGGGGCTGCCTATTTTATCCATAACGGTAAGAACATATATCTCACTATGACAGCTATTTACAATATCTATCTTACTAGAGGCAAGAATATAAATGTGATTATGCCATATTCGTCAAGGCTGAAAAGTTTTTCTGAGTGGTTTAACCAACTTTGGGGAGAAAGCCTCGGTAAGAGGTATGATTTAAGTGGCAGGGAGGTTTATTTCGGTTCCACACCTGTTGGTGCTGTAGGGACAATAGATCAACATTCCCAATTGCAGCTTTATAAAGAAGGGCCTTTTGATAAATTTATAACTTTTTTAGAACTAAGTAAGCATGATTTTAATCTCGATTTAGATGGTAGTTGGTATGAAAACTATAATTACTTAGATGGAGTTGATCTCAATAGATTGCTCAATACAGAGCTGTATGCTACAGAGGCAGCGCTAAAGAAAGCATCAAGGGCTTCTATGAAGGTTGTGGTGGACTATCTCGATGAGTTTAGTATGGGCTACCTTTTTATGCTTTATCAGTATGTGGTGGCCACTCTCGGTATAATAAACAATATCAATCCATTTGATCAGCCAGGTGTTGAAGAGGGTAAGGATTATGCTTATGGTATTTTGAACAGGAAAGGGTATGATGAAAAACGGAAAGAATTTGAAAGCTTCAACCGAAGAGATAGAGATTTTATTATTGAATGA
- the tilS gene encoding tRNA lysidine(34) synthetase TilS produces the protein MMKNGKNLKASTEEIEILLLNECFKKIPCDCKRLLVAFSGGRDSVALLHFLNRHRDKLKIILMACHVNHGLRGELGDRDERFCEDFCSRYGIEFVSKRIDVPTFLKNNKTSVEDAARRLRYQSLCEVLEKFNMGYIATAHHLDDMLETFFVKLFTGCAIYNLKGFNDTKVIRPFLGVGRDLIEKYLKKYDLEYVDDETNFSEDYVRNWVRHRILPEIRSYNKGFLQNIFSIQEQSEDLKIFLEGYFSSIEIVWGDKLCYTSKQDLVKRTRLEKRYIIGKMMERFFRVEKQHIDNAIDLLDGQSKRINLPDRFLFEVSFEKVMVFHRELIEDYNFFKKETVDIVFLPKLCKYIKFSGDLKQSSLIVRNRRTGDRVAGKKLKDILIDKKIDLFDRDRLVVVEKEGNIIWVESVYEGNEEIKIYSMED, from the coding sequence ATGATGAAAAACGGAAAGAATTTGAAAGCTTCAACCGAAGAGATAGAGATTTTATTATTGAATGAGTGTTTTAAGAAGATACCATGTGATTGCAAAAGACTTTTAGTGGCTTTTTCAGGAGGGAGAGACTCTGTGGCTCTCCTGCATTTTTTAAATAGGCATAGGGACAAACTGAAGATCATTTTAATGGCATGTCATGTTAATCATGGCTTAAGGGGAGAACTGGGTGATAGGGATGAGAGGTTTTGTGAAGATTTTTGTAGTAGATACGGTATTGAGTTTGTTTCAAAGAGGATAGATGTTCCTACTTTTCTAAAGAATAATAAAACATCTGTGGAGGATGCGGCAAGGCGATTGCGCTATCAGTCGCTTTGTGAGGTATTGGAGAAGTTCAATATGGGTTATATCGCCACTGCCCACCATCTGGATGATATGTTGGAGACCTTTTTTGTTAAGCTGTTTACAGGTTGTGCCATCTATAACCTAAAAGGTTTTAATGATACTAAAGTAATAAGACCTTTTTTGGGTGTGGGTAGGGATTTGATCGAAAAATATCTGAAGAAATATGATCTTGAATATGTGGATGATGAGACAAATTTTTCCGAGGATTACGTTAGAAACTGGGTTAGGCATAGGATATTACCGGAGATAAGAAGCTATAACAAAGGCTTTTTGCAAAATATCTTCTCCATTCAGGAACAATCTGAGGATCTGAAGATATTCTTAGAGGGGTACTTTTCTTCGATTGAAATTGTTTGGGGTGATAAGCTCTGTTATACTAGTAAGCAGGATTTAGTAAAAAGAACAAGGCTTGAAAAAAGGTATATCATAGGAAAGATGATGGAGCGCTTTTTTAGGGTGGAGAAACAGCATATCGATAATGCAATAGATCTTCTTGATGGGCAATCAAAGCGTATTAATCTACCAGATCGTTTTTTGTTTGAGGTGTCCTTTGAGAAGGTGATGGTATTCCACAGGGAATTGATAGAAGATTATAATTTTTTTAAAAAAGAAACAGTTGATATTGTTTTTTTACCAAAATTGTGTAAATATATAAAATTTAGCGGTGATCTGAAGCAAAGCAGCCTTATTGTTAGAAACAGAAGAACTGGAGATAGGGTTGCGGGAAAGAAATTAAAGGATATATTGATAGATAAAAAAATCGATCTGTTTGACAGGGATAGGTTAGTTGTTGTGGAAAAGGAAGGTAATATTATCTGGGTTGAGTCTGTATATGAAGGGAATGAAGAGATAAAGATTTATAGCATGGAGGATTGA
- the hpt gene encoding hypoxanthine phosphoribosyltransferase, which yields MEKHNLEVLISYNEIIDRVKLIAETITNDFKGEELLVVGVLKGAWIFMADLVKYIDLPMEISFVSVSSYSGARTTSSGIVRLICDVDRPVEKKNVILVEDIIDTGLTINYLRKLFSVRNPSCLKICALLDKPSRRLADINPDYCGFTIPDEFVVGYGLDYNGYYRNLRDISVLKLNT from the coding sequence ATGGAAAAACACAATCTGGAAGTTTTAATAAGTTACAATGAGATTATCGATAGGGTTAAGCTCATTGCAGAAACAATCACCAATGACTTTAAAGGTGAAGAGCTTTTGGTTGTGGGCGTGTTAAAGGGTGCTTGGATATTTATGGCTGATCTGGTTAAGTATATAGATCTACCTATGGAGATTAGTTTTGTTTCTGTCTCAAGCTATTCTGGCGCCAGAACCACTTCAAGCGGTATTGTAAGGCTGATATGTGATGTTGATAGACCAGTGGAGAAAAAAAATGTGATACTAGTAGAGGATATAATTGATACAGGCCTTACTATAAACTATTTGAGAAAACTTTTTTCTGTGAGAAATCCTTCTTGTCTTAAGATATGTGCACTCCTTGATAAACCTTCACGGAGACTTGCAGATATAAATCCTGACTACTGCGGTTTTACAATACCCGATGAGTTTGTGGTGGGGTATGGTTTGGATTACAACGGTTATTATAGGAACCTTAGAGATATATCGGTCTTAAAGCTAAATACTTAG
- the ftsH gene encoding ATP-dependent zinc metalloprotease FtsH, whose product MMRDNFYKNITLWFVIALIMVVMFNAFNTGQGIKKKISYTDFIEQVKQDNVKSVVIKEKFITGEFKKNNEQFETYAPDDPSLVSLLNEHKVKIYAKPPDQNPWYMQVLISWLPMILLIAVWIFFMRQMQGGGKAFSFGKSRARLLTPDQRKVTFQDVAGCDEAKEELVEIIEFLKDPHKFQRLGGKIPKGVLLVGPPGTGKTLLAKAVAGEAGVPFFSISGSDFVEMFVGVGASRVRDLFDQGKKNAPCIIFIDEIDAVGRHRGAGLGGGHDEREQTLNQLLVEMDGFESTEGVILIAATNRPDVLDPALLRPGRFDRQVVVPRPDVKGRLEILKVHASKVPLGNDVDLEVIAKSTPGFAGAELANLVNEAALLAARKNKEKVNMDDFEEAKDKVIMGKERRSVAISEEEKKVTAYHEAGHAIVARFTPFSDPVHKVSIIPRGMALGVTQQLPKDDKYIYTKEYLNARLSVLMGGRAAEEIVFGRISTGAGNDIERATDIARNMVCSWGMSEVLGPLAFGKKDEAIFLGKELATHKNYSEKTAEIIDDEIRKIVLSAYMHAKDTLSNNIKLLHSMAELLLEKETIEGKDIDELIDKVNGASQIS is encoded by the coding sequence ATGATGAGAGACAATTTTTATAAAAATATTACGTTATGGTTTGTGATTGCCCTTATAATGGTGGTGATGTTTAATGCTTTTAACACAGGTCAAGGGATCAAAAAAAAGATCTCATATACAGACTTTATAGAGCAGGTAAAGCAGGATAATGTAAAGAGTGTGGTTATAAAAGAGAAATTTATCACTGGTGAGTTTAAGAAAAACAATGAGCAGTTTGAAACCTATGCTCCTGATGATCCATCCCTTGTTTCTCTGTTAAATGAACACAAAGTGAAGATTTATGCCAAACCACCTGATCAAAATCCATGGTATATGCAGGTGCTCATCTCATGGTTGCCTATGATACTGCTAATAGCAGTCTGGATCTTCTTTATGAGACAGATGCAGGGAGGGGGTAAAGCGTTTAGTTTTGGTAAAAGTAGGGCTCGATTACTCACACCTGACCAGAGAAAGGTTACCTTTCAGGATGTTGCTGGTTGTGATGAGGCAAAGGAGGAGCTTGTGGAGATTATAGAGTTCTTAAAAGATCCCCACAAGTTTCAACGTTTGGGGGGTAAGATCCCTAAGGGGGTTTTATTAGTTGGACCTCCAGGGACTGGAAAAACATTACTTGCAAAGGCGGTAGCTGGTGAAGCTGGTGTTCCATTTTTTAGTATCAGTGGTTCCGATTTTGTTGAAATGTTTGTGGGTGTTGGTGCTTCAAGGGTTAGGGACCTTTTTGATCAGGGTAAGAAAAATGCTCCATGTATTATTTTCATAGACGAAATAGATGCAGTCGGTAGGCACAGGGGTGCTGGCCTAGGTGGTGGCCATGATGAGAGGGAGCAGACATTGAATCAATTACTGGTGGAGATGGATGGTTTTGAATCTACTGAAGGTGTTATTTTGATAGCGGCTACCAATAGACCTGATGTTTTAGATCCAGCTCTTTTAAGGCCAGGTAGGTTTGATAGACAAGTGGTGGTTCCAAGACCTGATGTTAAAGGTAGATTAGAGATCTTAAAGGTCCATGCTTCTAAGGTGCCGCTGGGGAATGATGTGGATTTAGAGGTTATTGCCAAATCCACTCCAGGTTTTGCTGGTGCAGAACTGGCCAACCTTGTCAATGAAGCGGCTCTTTTGGCTGCAAGAAAGAATAAAGAGAAAGTCAATATGGATGATTTTGAAGAGGCTAAGGATAAGGTGATAATGGGTAAGGAGAGGCGTTCTGTGGCTATTTCTGAAGAAGAGAAGAAGGTTACAGCCTATCATGAAGCGGGGCATGCAATAGTGGCGAGGTTTACCCCATTTTCTGATCCAGTTCACAAGGTGAGTATCATTCCAAGGGGTATGGCTCTTGGTGTTACCCAGCAGTTACCAAAGGATGATAAATATATTTATACTAAAGAGTACCTCAATGCCCGTTTATCTGTTTTAATGGGTGGTAGAGCTGCAGAAGAGATTGTGTTTGGTAGAATAAGTACAGGTGCAGGAAACGATATAGAAAGGGCTACAGATATAGCAAGAAATATGGTCTGCTCTTGGGGCATGAGTGAAGTTTTAGGTCCGTTAGCTTTTGGTAAAAAGGATGAGGCTATCTTTTTAGGCAAGGAGTTGGCTACACATAAAAATTATAGTGAAAAAACAGCAGAGATCATAGATGATGAGATAAGAAAAATTGTTTTAAGCGCTTATATGCATGCAAAGGACACCTTGTCAAACAATATAAAGTTATTACATTCAATGGCTGAGCTGTTGTTAGAAAAGGAAACCATAGAGGGTAAGGATATAGATGAACTGATAGATAAGGTTAATGGTGCATCTCAGATATCTTGA
- the folP gene encoding dihydropteroate synthase translates to MFLEVIDSDKDRLVYECGKIGAHPYSFRATDRGIPLNIKIKGMKPAAANIVKQEAIASGIDAVVHRGAVDCSVDMTDVLICGDIRGIRILSERLDLQPFGLKEVADRLRGFLADKGERAFQCRDRLLNLKKKQMMAIVNVTPDSFSDGGRFQNLEYLENHLIKLRSFGVEVVDIGGESTRPGAESVPAEEELRRITPALEMAVSMGFIVSVDTYKSEVAKKALEMGAHIINDISGLRFDKEMAKVCGAFGAGVVLMHIKGTPKTMQNNPQYDNLLEEVKRYLHDGIEIALNSGIDIKNIMIDPGFGFGKSLEDNYRILKYLREFRGLGVPVLVGISRKSMIGNVLGKDVSQRLLGTKVAETIALLNGADVVRSHDLEETLDMLKLVNFYSEVGFRC, encoded by the coding sequence ATGTTTTTAGAGGTTATAGATTCTGATAAAGACAGATTGGTTTATGAATGTGGCAAGATTGGGGCTCATCCTTATTCCTTTAGAGCTACTGATAGGGGTATTCCTTTGAATATCAAGATAAAAGGTATGAAGCCAGCTGCGGCTAATATTGTTAAACAGGAAGCTATTGCATCTGGAATAGACGCTGTGGTGCATAGAGGAGCTGTGGATTGTTCGGTTGATATGACGGATGTACTTATCTGTGGAGATATAAGGGGAATTAGGATCTTATCGGAAAGGCTTGATCTCCAGCCTTTTGGGTTAAAAGAGGTGGCAGATAGACTTAGAGGATTCTTAGCAGATAAAGGTGAGAGGGCTTTTCAGTGTCGTGATAGATTGTTGAATCTGAAAAAAAAACAGATGATGGCTATTGTGAATGTTACCCCTGACTCTTTTAGTGATGGTGGAAGGTTTCAGAATCTTGAGTATTTGGAAAACCATTTGATAAAGCTGAGGAGTTTTGGGGTAGAAGTGGTTGATATCGGTGGTGAATCCACTAGACCTGGTGCAGAAAGTGTTCCGGCTGAGGAGGAGTTAAGGCGCATAACACCTGCTTTAGAGATGGCTGTAAGTATGGGTTTTATTGTTTCTGTGGATACTTACAAATCTGAAGTGGCAAAAAAAGCCCTTGAAATGGGTGCTCATATTATAAACGATATTAGCGGATTGAGGTTTGATAAAGAGATGGCAAAGGTTTGTGGGGCATTTGGAGCAGGTGTAGTACTGATGCATATAAAGGGTACTCCAAAAACTATGCAGAACAACCCCCAATACGATAACCTCTTGGAGGAGGTTAAAAGGTATCTCCACGATGGTATAGAGATAGCATTGAATAGTGGAATAGATATCAAGAATATAATGATAGATCCAGGTTTTGGGTTTGGTAAAAGTTTGGAGGATAACTATAGGATACTCAAATACCTAAGGGAGTTTAGAGGCTTGGGTGTACCAGTGCTTGTGGGGATATCGAGAAAATCTATGATAGGAAATGTTCTCGGCAAGGATGTATCCCAAAGATTATTAGGAACAAAAGTGGCGGAAACAATAGCCCTTCTCAATGGGGCTGATGTAGTAAGGAGTCATGATCTGGAGGAAACTCTGGATATGCTCAAGCTCGTTAATTTTTATTCGGAAGTAGGGTTTAGATGTTAG
- the cdaA gene encoding diadenylate cyclase CdaA, whose translation MLEVFRSITIFDVVDIAIIAFLIYRVLLLIKGTIALRMTLGVIIILIFSSFSTLFGFKATSWVLSNLTGYLFLSIIILFQPEIRRALAIIGDTKVFNKNNSLNLFIIDEIVKAVTVLANKQIGALIVIQREIDLLPYIQVGTTLNSDLNKDILISIFIPHSPLHDGAVIVINGKITYAGTILPLTKRVDLDKKFGTRHRAAMGITEETDAVCIVVSEERGTITVSYRGNFTSELDSDTLRETLHNIFKIDSIKEVHHDAEQ comes from the coding sequence ATGTTAGAGGTTTTTAGATCGATTACCATCTTTGATGTGGTGGATATTGCAATAATTGCCTTTTTGATCTACAGAGTCCTTTTGCTAATAAAGGGGACAATCGCCCTAAGGATGACGCTGGGGGTTATAATTATACTTATTTTTTCATCATTTTCTACACTTTTTGGTTTTAAAGCTACAAGTTGGGTATTGAGCAACTTGACTGGTTATCTTTTTCTTTCTATCATTATACTTTTTCAGCCTGAGATAAGAAGGGCTTTGGCAATCATAGGGGATACAAAAGTCTTTAATAAAAACAATAGTCTAAATCTTTTTATTATAGATGAGATTGTAAAGGCTGTAACAGTGTTAGCCAATAAGCAGATAGGAGCCTTGATAGTAATCCAAAGGGAAATCGATCTGTTACCTTATATTCAGGTGGGTACAACGCTAAATTCTGATCTTAATAAGGATATTCTTATAAGTATATTTATCCCCCATTCCCCTTTGCACGATGGTGCTGTGATAGTAATTAATGGGAAAATTACTTATGCAGGGACAATCTTACCTCTTACAAAAAGGGTTGATCTGGATAAGAAGTTTGGTACTAGACATAGGGCAGCAATGGGTATTACTGAAGAGACGGACGCTGTTTGTATTGTAGTTAGCGAAGAAAGGGGGACCATTACCGTTTCGTATAGAGGGAATTTCACATCTGAACTTGACTCAGATACCTTAAGGGAGACGTTGCATAATATATTTAAAATTGATTCCATCAAAGAGGTCCATCATGATGCTGAGCAATAA
- a CDS encoding CdaR family protein has protein sequence MMLSNNLLKLISILLAIIVWFIVATSEQQETSFYVPVKFKNEMEGLKAFTDTNLVSVLVKGPKISMKSFTFNDIKIEIDLSGFQHGEYLYRIKPSDIILPSGISLIRVEPQDVRITIDKVGKKQVKVVPSFVGELKDGYKIVSVNINPQTVTIFGTNKKIRLLENVETLPINLSDASRSFKQKIGIKVTDVISDAKPQEVEVEVKIAENIIEKTFFNIPVLLERPWGGLRFRVLSKDRVDITVKGRSDKIISLDNLSIKANTTGITQKGIYNVPLKVLNLPGDVELLQVEPKSIKIEVTQ, from the coding sequence ATGATGCTGAGCAATAATTTGTTAAAATTGATCAGCATATTATTGGCCATTATAGTGTGGTTTATTGTGGCTACATCAGAACAGCAAGAGACAAGCTTTTATGTGCCAGTTAAATTTAAAAATGAGATGGAAGGGTTAAAAGCTTTTACCGATACAAACCTCGTTTCTGTTCTTGTTAAAGGGCCCAAGATATCTATGAAATCTTTTACATTTAATGATATAAAGATCGAAATTGATCTTTCTGGGTTTCAACATGGGGAGTACCTGTATAGAATAAAACCATCAGATATTATATTGCCATCTGGGATAAGTCTGATAAGAGTAGAACCACAGGATGTAAGAATAACCATCGATAAGGTTGGTAAGAAACAGGTTAAGGTTGTGCCAAGTTTTGTTGGTGAATTAAAAGATGGGTATAAGATCGTTTCTGTAAATATTAACCCCCAAACAGTTACAATCTTCGGTACTAACAAGAAAATCAGACTTTTGGAAAATGTTGAAACACTACCTATAAACCTGTCAGATGCAAGTAGATCCTTCAAACAAAAGATAGGGATAAAGGTAACTGATGTGATTTCAGATGCAAAACCCCAAGAAGTGGAAGTGGAAGTTAAGATAGCTGAAAATATAATAGAAAAGACATTTTTTAACATCCCTGTATTGCTGGAAAGACCATGGGGTGGTTTGAGGTTTAGGGTTTTATCAAAGGACAGGGTAGATATTACAGTCAAAGGTAGAAGCGATAAGATAATTAGTTTGGATAATCTGTCTATTAAGGCTAATACTACAGGGATCACTCAAAAGGGTATTTACAATGTTCCTCTAAAGGTGTTAAATCTTCCCGGTGATGTGGAATTGTTACAAGTGGAACCAAAGAGTATAAAGATAGAGGTAACACAATGA
- the glmM gene encoding phosphoglucosamine mutase, translating to MRKYFGTDGVRGKANLYPMTPDFALKLGQAAAKVFRNGHKKHRIVIGKDTRVSSYMFEYAIASGLCSMGMDVVLVGVLPTPAISFITRSLRADAGIVISASHNPYYDNGIKFFSSDGYKLPDELELQIEKIIDDNMIELEPIIGRVTRIETAIGRYVEFAKSSFDKNYDLSGLKIVVDCANGATYKVAPMAFAELGADIVIINDKPNGYNINDNCGAVYPEELAKKVIEVGADVGVSFDGDGDRAIFVDENGSIVDGDYVLGICGRFMKERGLLKNNTLVATVMSNLGFERSLNKIGIYVERCDVGDRYVIEKMRYLDLNLGGEQSGHVIFSDYNTTGDGLITALQLFKVMVLSGKRLSELQEFISTYPQVLKNVSVNKKIPIKDLPKTTHLIKEFSDQLGQEGRIFVRYSGTENKLRVMVEGQDYSKIDYIANSISATAVKEINGWSME from the coding sequence ATGAGAAAGTATTTTGGAACAGATGGTGTTAGGGGAAAGGCTAATTTATACCCTATGACACCAGACTTTGCACTCAAGCTTGGTCAGGCTGCGGCAAAAGTTTTTAGAAATGGCCATAAAAAACATAGGATAGTTATTGGTAAGGATACAAGGGTTTCTTCTTATATGTTTGAATATGCCATAGCCTCTGGGCTTTGTTCAATGGGTATGGATGTTGTACTTGTGGGTGTTTTGCCAACTCCTGCTATATCGTTTATAACAAGAAGTCTCCGGGCGGATGCAGGTATAGTTATCTCAGCATCTCATAACCCTTACTACGACAACGGGATTAAGTTTTTTTCCAGTGATGGGTACAAGCTGCCGGACGAGTTAGAACTTCAGATTGAGAAGATTATAGATGACAATATGATAGAACTTGAACCCATCATAGGTAGGGTAACAAGAATTGAGACTGCTATTGGAAGGTATGTGGAGTTTGCCAAAAGCTCCTTTGATAAGAACTATGATCTAAGTGGTCTAAAGATAGTAGTGGATTGTGCTAATGGGGCAACGTATAAGGTTGCTCCGATGGCTTTTGCTGAACTTGGTGCTGATATTGTGATCATAAATGACAAACCGAATGGATATAACATAAATGATAACTGTGGAGCTGTTTATCCTGAAGAGCTTGCTAAAAAGGTGATTGAGGTTGGAGCAGATGTTGGTGTATCCTTTGATGGGGATGGGGATAGAGCTATCTTTGTAGATGAAAATGGTTCTATTGTTGATGGGGATTATGTGTTGGGCATTTGTGGTAGATTCATGAAGGAGAGGGGGCTATTAAAAAATAACACGCTTGTAGCTACTGTGATGAGTAATCTGGGTTTCGAGAGGTCTTTAAATAAGATAGGTATTTATGTAGAACGCTGTGATGTGGGAGATAGATATGTTATAGAAAAGATGAGATATCTGGATCTGAATCTCGGAGGAGAGCAGTCTGGGCATGTTATCTTTAGCGATTATAATACTACTGGGGATGGTTTAATTACAGCCCTTCAGCTTTTCAAGGTGATGGTTTTGTCTGGGAAAAGGTTGAGTGAATTGCAGGAGTTTATATCTACGTATCCCCAAGTGCTCAAGAACGTTTCTGTGAATAAAAAGATACCGATCAAAGATCTTCCCAAGACAACCCACCTCATAAAGGAGTTTTCTGACCAACTTGGACAGGAGGGTAGAATCTTTGTAAGGTATTCTGGGACAGAAAATAAATTAAGGGTTATGGTGGAGGGTCAGGACTATAGTAAAATAGATTATATAGCAAACTCTATTTCGGCTACTGCTGTAAAAGAAATAAACGGTTGGAGTATGGAATGA
- a CDS encoding pyridoxine 5'-phosphate synthase, translating to MTKLGVNIDHVATIRQARKGKEPDPVHAAVLAELGGADGITVHLREDRRHIQERDIFLLKETIKVKLNFEMACYDDIVEIALRLHPNTCTLVPEKRQELTTEGGLDVINNFDLVAKTVDVLQSNGIEVSLFIDPDKVQIEKALQTGAKYIEIHTGKFAEAENTPDYALELKKIEIAAKYASELGFIVNAGHGLNYRNVVDLCGVFHFYELNIGHSIVSRAVLVGFERAVREMKNILDRFHKE from the coding sequence ATGACGAAGTTGGGTGTAAATATTGACCATGTGGCCACTATTAGACAGGCAAGAAAGGGTAAAGAACCTGATCCTGTTCACGCAGCTGTTTTAGCTGAATTAGGTGGAGCTGATGGTATTACTGTACATCTGAGGGAGGATAGGCGTCATATACAGGAAAGGGATATATTTCTCCTTAAGGAGACGATAAAAGTAAAGTTAAATTTCGAAATGGCTTGCTATGATGATATTGTGGAGATAGCTTTGAGGTTGCATCCTAATACCTGTACCCTTGTTCCAGAGAAGAGACAGGAGCTCACCACTGAAGGGGGGTTGGATGTGATTAACAATTTTGATCTTGTAGCCAAAACGGTGGACGTTTTACAGTCTAACGGGATCGAAGTAAGTTTATTTATTGATCCAGATAAGGTCCAGATAGAAAAGGCGCTCCAGACAGGTGCAAAATATATAGAGATACATACTGGTAAATTTGCTGAAGCGGAAAATACCCCAGATTATGCTTTGGAGTTAAAGAAGATTGAGATCGCTGCTAAGTATGCTTCAGAGCTTGGGTTTATTGTGAATGCAGGACATGGTCTAAATTACAGAAATGTTGTAGACTTGTGCGGGGTGTTTCATTTCTATGAGCTTAATATTGGTCATTCTATAGTATCAAGAGCTGTTTTGGTGGGTTTTGAAAGAGCAGTCAGAGAGATGAAAAACATTTTGGATAGGTTCCATAAAGAGTAA
- the acpS gene encoding holo-ACP synthase: MLGCDIVEIDRIDSALKRFGDKFLNRILTEREKEIYNKRGGSLQFLSGRFAAKESISKSFKTGIGSQLSFRDIEILNGEKGEPIVFLKGIKREDIEVSISHGRDYSIAVSILKG, translated from the coding sequence ATGTTGGGCTGTGATATTGTTGAAATAGATAGAATAGATAGTGCTTTAAAAAGGTTTGGGGATAAATTTTTAAATCGTATATTGACCGAAAGGGAAAAAGAGATTTATAATAAAAGGGGTGGTTCCCTTCAGTTTTTGTCTGGAAGGTTTGCTGCAAAAGAATCTATCTCTAAGAGTTTTAAAACTGGTATAGGTTCTCAGCTCTCTTTTAGGGATATAGAGATACTAAATGGTGAAAAAGGTGAACCGATTGTGTTTTTAAAAGGGATAAAAAGAGAGGATATTGAGGTTTCAATTTCACATGGTAGGGATTATTCTATTGCGGTTAGTATTTTAAAGGGGTGA